The genome window GCCTTCGGCATCGATGGCGAGATCGCCCCGGTAATAGTCCTGGAACTCCTCGAACTGTTTTTTGTTGTCCGAGCCGACCCAGCGGGCCGTGTTGGTGGAAATGGCCTCGTAATCGGCCTTGACGTTGTATTCGTCCGCCAGGCGGGAGATAATCACGTCAAATTGCAGCACCCCGACGGCGCCGAGGATATAGTCGTTGTTCACCAGCGGGCGGAAGAGTTGCACCGCGCCTTCCTCGGCAAGTTGCTCAAGGCCTTTTTGCAGCTGCTTGGCTTTAAGCGGATCCCGCAGCCGCACCCGGCGGAAATGCTCCGGCGCGAAGTTCGGGATGCCGATGAATTTCAACTCCTCCCGGCCCTGCGTGAACGCGTCCCCGATCTTGATGGTGCCGTGGTTGGGCAGCCCGATGATGTCGCCGGGCCAGGCTTCCTCCACCCCGGTCCGGTCCTGGGCCATGAAGATGGTGGCGGCGTTGATGGCGATTTCCTTGCCCGTGCGGTGGTGGAAGAGCTTCATGCCGCGCTGGAACCGGCCCGAGCAGATGCGTAAAAACGCGATACGGTCGCGGTGGGCTTTATCCATGTTCGCCTGGATCTTGAACACGAACCCGGTGAACTCCGGCTCGTCCGGCGCGACGGTCCGGGTTGTCGTGGGCCTGGGGCCGGGCGGGGGCGCAAGTTTCACAAAGGTGTCGAGCAGTTCCTGCACCCCGAAATTGTTGATGGCGCTGCCGAAAAACACGGGCGTCTGGGCTCCGGCCAGGTATTTTTCCACGGAAAAAGGCGTGCCCGCCTCTGAAAGCAGTTCCATGTCCAGGCGAAGCTGGCCCGCCAGGTCGCCGAGGTGTTCGTCCAGCAGGGGGTCGTCAAGGCCCGCTATCCGCACGGCCGGTTCCTGCTTCTTGCCGCCGTGGGTCGGCGAGAACAGCAGGAGCTCGCCCTTGGCGATGTTGTAGGTGCCCTTGAAATCCTGCCCCATGCCCACGGGCCAGGTCAGCGGCACACACTCGATGCCCAGGTGTTCCTCGATGTCCGCCATCACGTCCAAGGGGGTAAGGCCCTCGCGGTCCAGCTTGTTCACAAAGGTCATGACCGGCGTGTTGCGCATCCGGCAGACGTCCATGAGCTTTTTTGTCTGGGTTTCCACGCCTTTGGCCGCGTCGATCACGATCAGCGCGGAGTCCACGGCCGTGAGCACGCGGTAGGTGTCTTCGGAAAAATCCTGGTGGCCGGGGGTGTCGAGCAGGTTCACTTCATACCCGTCATAAGTGAACTTCATGACCGAGGAGGTGACGGAAATGCCCCGCTCCTTTTCCATGGCCATCCAGTCGGAGGTGGCGTGGCGCGCGGCTTTGCGCGCCCTGACCGAGCCGGCCAGCTGGATGGCGCCGCCGAAGAGCAGCAGTTTTTCCGTCAGCGTGGTCTTGCCCGCGTCCGGGTGGCTGATGATGCCGAACGTCCGGCGTTTCGCGATTTCCTCGCGCAAGGTTGCCTCAAAGCTCATAATCACTCGTCTCCTCATCCGTATCCAGGCCCAGCCGTTCCCGCTTCGCGGCTTCCTGCTTGCGCTCGCGCGTGCCTTTGGGCGCGCGCGCGTCGAATTCCGCGCACATTTCCTGATGGCGGGCGAAGATAAGGAAGCCGGTGTGGGCGATCATGCGGTCGTCCGGCCGCAACCGGT of uncultured delta proteobacterium contains these proteins:
- the prfC gene encoding peptide chain release factor RF-3 (Evidence 2a : Function of homologous gene experimentally demonstrated in an other organism; PubMedId : 7737996, 8016068, 8016077, 8575429; Product type f : factor); this encodes MRRRVIMSFEATLREEIAKRRTFGIISHPDAGKTTLTEKLLLFGGAIQLAGSVRARKAARHATSDWMAMEKERGISVTSSVMKFTYDGYEVNLLDTPGHQDFSEDTYRVLTAVDSALIVIDAAKGVETQTKKLMDVCRMRNTPVMTFVNKLDREGLTPLDVMADIEEHLGIECVPLTWPVGMGQDFKGTYNIAKGELLLFSPTHGGKKQEPAVRIAGLDDPLLDEHLGDLAGQLRLDMELLSEAGTPFSVEKYLAGAQTPVFFGSAINNFGVQELLDTFVKLAPPPGPRPTTTRTVAPDEPEFTGFVFKIQANMDKAHRDRIAFLRICSGRFQRGMKLFHHRTGKEIAINAATIFMAQDRTGVEEAWPGDIIGLPNHGTIKIGDAFTQGREELKFIGIPNFAPEHFRRVRLRDPLKAKQLQKGLEQLAEEGAVQLFRPLVNNDYILGAVGVLQFDVIISRLADEYNVKADYEAISTNTARWVGSDNKKQFEEFQDYYRGDLAIDAEGALAYLAPNVWKLESAEERYPDVVFRNTREIS